Proteins from a single region of Felis catus isolate Fca126 chromosome B4, F.catus_Fca126_mat1.0, whole genome shotgun sequence:
- the MAPK11 gene encoding mitogen-activated protein kinase 11 isoform X1 produces the protein MSGPRAGFYRQELNKTVWEVPQRLQGLRPVGSGAYGSVCSAYDTRLRQKVAVKKLSRPFQSLIHARRTYRELRLLKHLKHENVIGLLDVFTPATSIEDFSEVYLVTTLMGADLNNIVKCQALSDEHVQFLVYQLLRGLKYIHSAGIIHRDLKPSNVAVNEDCELRILDFGLARQADEEMTGYVATRWYRAPEIMLNWMHYNQTVDIWSVGCIMAELLQGKALFPGNDYIDQLKRIMEVVGTPSPEVLAKISSEHARTYIQSLPPMPQKDLRSIFRGANPLAVDLLGRMLVLDSDQRVSAAEALAHAYFSQYHDPDDEPEAEPYDESVEAKERTVEEWKELTYQEVLSFKPPEPPQSPGSLDIEQ, from the exons ATGTCGGGCCCGCGCGCAGGCTTCTACCGGCAGGAACTCAACAAGACGGTGTGGGAGGTGCCTCAGCGGCTGCAGGGGCTGCGCCCGGTGGGCTCGGGCGCCTACGGCTCGGTCTG CTCGGCCTACGACACGCGGCTGCGCCAGAAGGTGGCAGTGAAGAAGCTGTCGCGACCCTTCCAGTCGCTGATCCACGCGCGGAGGACCTACCGCGAGCTGCGGCTGCTCAAACACCTGAAGCACGAGAAC gtCATCGGGCTGCTGGACGTGTTCACGCCGGCCACCTCCATTGAGGACTTCAGCGAAGT GTACCTGGTGACCACCCTGATGGGCGCCGACCTGAACAACATCGTCAAGTGCCAGGCGCTGAGCGACGAGCACGTCCAGTTCCTGGTTTACCAGCTGCTGCGCGGGCTCAAG TACATCCACTCCGCGGGGATCATCCACCGG GACCTGAAGCCCAGCAACGTGGCTGTGAACGAGGACTGTGAGCTTAGG ATCCTGGACTTTGGGCTAGCCCGCCAGGCTGATGAGGAGATGACCGGCTATGTGGCCACCCGCTGGTACCGCGCGCCTGAGATCATGCTCAACTGGATGCACTACAACCAGACAG TGGACATCTGGTCTGTGGGCTGCATCATGGCTGAGCTGCTCCAGGGAAAGGCCCTCTTCCCAGGAAATGACT ACATCGACCAGCTGAAGCGAATCATGGAGGTGGTGGGCACGCCCAGCCCTGAGGTTCTAGCAAAAATATCATCGGAACAC GCCCGGACATACATCCAGTCCCTGCCCCCCATGCCCCAGAAGGACCTCAGGAGCATCTTCCGTGGAGCCAACCCCCTGG CTGTGGATCTCCTGGGAAGGATGCTGGTGCTGGACAGTGACCAGAGGGTCAGTGCGGCTGAGGCCCTGGCCCATGCCTACTTCAGCCAGTACCACGACCCCGACGATGAGCCCGAGGCTGAGCCCTATGATGAAAGCGTTGAGGCCAAGGAGCGGACCGTGGAGGAGTGGAAGG AGCTCACCTACCAGGAGGTCCTCAGCTTCAAGCCCCCAGAGCCACCGCAGTCACCTGGCAGCCTGGATATTGAGCAGTGA
- the MAPK11 gene encoding mitogen-activated protein kinase 11 isoform X2: MSGPRAGFYRQELNKTVWEVPQRLQGLRPVGSGAYGSVCSAYDTRLRQKVAVKKLSRPFQSLIHARRTYRELRLLKHLKHENVIGLLDVFTPATSIEDFSEVYLVTTLMGADLNNIVKCQALSDEHVQFLVYQLLRGLKDLKPSNVAVNEDCELRILDFGLARQADEEMTGYVATRWYRAPEIMLNWMHYNQTVDIWSVGCIMAELLQGKALFPGNDYIDQLKRIMEVVGTPSPEVLAKISSEHARTYIQSLPPMPQKDLRSIFRGANPLAVDLLGRMLVLDSDQRVSAAEALAHAYFSQYHDPDDEPEAEPYDESVEAKERTVEEWKELTYQEVLSFKPPEPPQSPGSLDIEQ, from the exons ATGTCGGGCCCGCGCGCAGGCTTCTACCGGCAGGAACTCAACAAGACGGTGTGGGAGGTGCCTCAGCGGCTGCAGGGGCTGCGCCCGGTGGGCTCGGGCGCCTACGGCTCGGTCTG CTCGGCCTACGACACGCGGCTGCGCCAGAAGGTGGCAGTGAAGAAGCTGTCGCGACCCTTCCAGTCGCTGATCCACGCGCGGAGGACCTACCGCGAGCTGCGGCTGCTCAAACACCTGAAGCACGAGAAC gtCATCGGGCTGCTGGACGTGTTCACGCCGGCCACCTCCATTGAGGACTTCAGCGAAGT GTACCTGGTGACCACCCTGATGGGCGCCGACCTGAACAACATCGTCAAGTGCCAGGCGCTGAGCGACGAGCACGTCCAGTTCCTGGTTTACCAGCTGCTGCGCGGGCTCAAG GACCTGAAGCCCAGCAACGTGGCTGTGAACGAGGACTGTGAGCTTAGG ATCCTGGACTTTGGGCTAGCCCGCCAGGCTGATGAGGAGATGACCGGCTATGTGGCCACCCGCTGGTACCGCGCGCCTGAGATCATGCTCAACTGGATGCACTACAACCAGACAG TGGACATCTGGTCTGTGGGCTGCATCATGGCTGAGCTGCTCCAGGGAAAGGCCCTCTTCCCAGGAAATGACT ACATCGACCAGCTGAAGCGAATCATGGAGGTGGTGGGCACGCCCAGCCCTGAGGTTCTAGCAAAAATATCATCGGAACAC GCCCGGACATACATCCAGTCCCTGCCCCCCATGCCCCAGAAGGACCTCAGGAGCATCTTCCGTGGAGCCAACCCCCTGG CTGTGGATCTCCTGGGAAGGATGCTGGTGCTGGACAGTGACCAGAGGGTCAGTGCGGCTGAGGCCCTGGCCCATGCCTACTTCAGCCAGTACCACGACCCCGACGATGAGCCCGAGGCTGAGCCCTATGATGAAAGCGTTGAGGCCAAGGAGCGGACCGTGGAGGAGTGGAAGG AGCTCACCTACCAGGAGGTCCTCAGCTTCAAGCCCCCAGAGCCACCGCAGTCACCTGGCAGCCTGGATATTGAGCAGTGA
- the MAPK11 gene encoding mitogen-activated protein kinase 11 isoform X3, producing MGGRGQEEGNFPTGRRSGSAYDTRLRQKVAVKKLSRPFQSLIHARRTYRELRLLKHLKHENVIGLLDVFTPATSIEDFSEVYLVTTLMGADLNNIVKCQALSDEHVQFLVYQLLRGLKYIHSAGIIHRDLKPSNVAVNEDCELRILDFGLARQADEEMTGYVATRWYRAPEIMLNWMHYNQTVDIWSVGCIMAELLQGKALFPGNDYIDQLKRIMEVVGTPSPEVLAKISSEHARTYIQSLPPMPQKDLRSIFRGANPLAVDLLGRMLVLDSDQRVSAAEALAHAYFSQYHDPDDEPEAEPYDESVEAKERTVEEWKELTYQEVLSFKPPEPPQSPGSLDIEQ from the exons ATGGGGGGTcgggggcaggaggaaggaaacttTCCTACCGGACGCCGCTCCGG CTCGGCCTACGACACGCGGCTGCGCCAGAAGGTGGCAGTGAAGAAGCTGTCGCGACCCTTCCAGTCGCTGATCCACGCGCGGAGGACCTACCGCGAGCTGCGGCTGCTCAAACACCTGAAGCACGAGAAC gtCATCGGGCTGCTGGACGTGTTCACGCCGGCCACCTCCATTGAGGACTTCAGCGAAGT GTACCTGGTGACCACCCTGATGGGCGCCGACCTGAACAACATCGTCAAGTGCCAGGCGCTGAGCGACGAGCACGTCCAGTTCCTGGTTTACCAGCTGCTGCGCGGGCTCAAG TACATCCACTCCGCGGGGATCATCCACCGG GACCTGAAGCCCAGCAACGTGGCTGTGAACGAGGACTGTGAGCTTAGG ATCCTGGACTTTGGGCTAGCCCGCCAGGCTGATGAGGAGATGACCGGCTATGTGGCCACCCGCTGGTACCGCGCGCCTGAGATCATGCTCAACTGGATGCACTACAACCAGACAG TGGACATCTGGTCTGTGGGCTGCATCATGGCTGAGCTGCTCCAGGGAAAGGCCCTCTTCCCAGGAAATGACT ACATCGACCAGCTGAAGCGAATCATGGAGGTGGTGGGCACGCCCAGCCCTGAGGTTCTAGCAAAAATATCATCGGAACAC GCCCGGACATACATCCAGTCCCTGCCCCCCATGCCCCAGAAGGACCTCAGGAGCATCTTCCGTGGAGCCAACCCCCTGG CTGTGGATCTCCTGGGAAGGATGCTGGTGCTGGACAGTGACCAGAGGGTCAGTGCGGCTGAGGCCCTGGCCCATGCCTACTTCAGCCAGTACCACGACCCCGACGATGAGCCCGAGGCTGAGCCCTATGATGAAAGCGTTGAGGCCAAGGAGCGGACCGTGGAGGAGTGGAAGG AGCTCACCTACCAGGAGGTCCTCAGCTTCAAGCCCCCAGAGCCACCGCAGTCACCTGGCAGCCTGGATATTGAGCAGTGA
- the MAPK12 gene encoding mitogen-activated protein kinase 12, whose amino-acid sequence MSSPPPARKGFYRQEVTKTAWEVRAVYQDLQPVGSGAYGAVCSAVDSRTGAKVAIKKLYRPFQSELFAKRAYRELRLLKHMRHENVIGLLDVFTPDETLDDFTDFYLVMPFMGTDLGKLMKHEKLSEDRIQFLVYQMLKGLKYIHAAGIIHRDLKPGNLAVNEDCELKILDFGLARQADSEMTGYVVTRWYRAPEVILNWMHYTQTVDIWSAGCIMAEMITGKTLFKGSDHLDQLKEIMKVTGTPPDEFVQRLQSAEAKNYMKGLPELEKKDFASILTNASPLAVNLLEKMLVLDAERRVTAAEALTHPYFESLQDTEDEPKAQKYDESFDDVDRTLDEWKRVTYKEVLSFKPPRQLGTKVSKETAL is encoded by the exons ATGAgctccccgccgcccgcccgcaaGGGCTTTTACCGCCAGGAGGTGACCAAGACGGCCTGGGAGGTGCGCGCCGTGTACCAGGACCTGCAGCCCGTGGGCTCCGGCGCGTACGGCGCCGTGTG CTCGGCCGTGGACAGCCGCACCGGTGCCAAGGTGGCCATCAAGAAGCTGTACCGGCCCTTCCAGTCCGAGCTGTTCGCCAAGCGCGCCTACCGCGAGCTTCGCCTCCTCAAGCACATGCGTCACGAGAAC GTCATCGGGCTGCTGGACGTGTTCACTCCTGACGAAACCCTGGATGATTTCACAGACTT TTACCTGGTGATGCCGTTCATGGGCACCGACCTGGGCAAACTCATGAAGCACGAGAAGCTGAGCGAGGACCGAATCCAGTTCCTTGTCTACCAGATGCTGAAGGGGCTAAAG TACATCCATGCTGCTGGCATCATCCACAGG GACCTGAAGCCTGGCAATCTGGCAGTGAATGAGGACTGTGAGCTGAAG ATCCTGGACTTCGGCTTGGCCAGGCAGGCCGACAGCGAGATGACTGGGTACGTGGTGACCCGGTGGTACCGTGCACCTGAGGTCATCTTGAATTGGATGCACTACACCCAGACGG TGGACATCTGGTCAGCGGGCTGCATCATGGCAGAGATGATCACAGGGAAGACGCTGTTCAAGGGCAGTGACC ACCTGGACCAGCTGAAGGAGATCATGAAGGTGACAGGGACTCCTCCCGATGAATTTGTGCAGAGGCTGCAGAGTGCCGAG GCGAAGAACTACATGAAGGGCCTCCCCGAGCTGGAGAAGAAGGATTTTGCCTCCATCCTGACTAACGCAAGTCCTCTGG CTGTGAACCTCCTGGAGAAGATGCTGGTACTGGATGCAGAACGGCGGGTGACTGCGGCCGAGGCGCTCACGCACCCCTACTTCGAGTCACTGCAGGACACGGAGGACGAACCCAAGGCCCAGAAGTACGACGAGTCCTTTGACGATGTGGATCGCACGCTGGACGAGTGGAAGC